In Modestobacter versicolor, a single genomic region encodes these proteins:
- a CDS encoding type B 50S ribosomal protein L31, with amino-acid sequence MRTGIHPEYRTVVFQDTSTGETFRTRSTVQTSRTIELDGETLPVVPVEISASSHPFWTGNQRVLDTAGRVEKFNQRYGARNRTR; translated from the coding sequence ATGCGCACCGGAATCCACCCCGAGTACCGCACCGTCGTGTTCCAGGACACCTCGACGGGCGAGACCTTCCGGACCCGTTCGACCGTCCAGACCAGCCGCACGATCGAGCTGGACGGCGAGACGCTGCCCGTGGTCCCGGTCGAGATCAGCGCCTCCTCGCACCCGTTCTGGACCGGCAACCAGCGCGTGCTCGACACCGCCGGCCGGGTGGAGAAGTTCAACCAGCGCTACGGCGCCCGGAACCGCACCCGCTGA
- a CDS encoding cysteine hydrolase family protein, whose amino-acid sequence MTDGVLVVVDVQHVFADAGSPWCVPRFAEVHPAIRRLTAAFAGRVVHTRFVAPTEPAGAWVPYYEQFPFALQPADAPLYELVDDPGSDPVVTATTFGKWGPELAGLVGGGPLVLAGVSTDCCVLSTALPAADAGVPVHLVTDACAGATDADHERALAAMALYAPLITPTTTDAVLAGR is encoded by the coding sequence GTGACCGACGGGGTGCTCGTCGTCGTCGACGTGCAGCACGTCTTCGCCGACGCCGGGTCGCCGTGGTGCGTGCCCCGCTTCGCCGAGGTGCACCCGGCTATCCGGCGGCTGACGGCGGCCTTCGCCGGCCGCGTCGTGCACACCCGGTTCGTCGCGCCCACGGAGCCGGCCGGGGCGTGGGTGCCCTACTACGAGCAGTTCCCCTTCGCGCTGCAGCCCGCCGACGCCCCGCTGTACGAGCTGGTCGACGACCCGGGGAGCGACCCGGTGGTCACCGCGACGACGTTCGGCAAGTGGGGGCCGGAGCTGGCCGGGCTGGTCGGCGGCGGGCCGCTGGTGCTGGCCGGGGTCTCCACCGACTGCTGCGTGCTGTCCACCGCGCTCCCGGCCGCCGACGCCGGCGTGCCGGTGCACCTGGTCACCGACGCCTGCGCCGGGGCCACCGACGCCGACCACGAGCGGGCGCTGGCGGCGATGGCGCTCTACGCGCCGCTGATCACCCCCACCACCACCGACGCGGTGCTCGCCGGGCGATGA
- a CDS encoding VOC family protein — MPLPLVTLVVDEYDPAIRFFVDVLGFELVEDSPSTTNDGRPERWVVVRPPGAETGLLLARADLHQAHVVGEQVADRVGFFLRVDDFAATHDRMVAAGVEFVSEPRTEPYGRVVVFRDLAGNRWDLLGPA, encoded by the coding sequence GTGCCCCTGCCGCTGGTCACCCTCGTGGTCGACGAGTACGACCCCGCGATCCGGTTCTTCGTCGACGTCCTCGGCTTCGAGCTGGTCGAGGACTCCCCGTCCACGACCAACGACGGCCGGCCCGAGCGGTGGGTCGTCGTGCGGCCGCCCGGGGCGGAGACCGGGCTGCTGCTGGCCCGCGCCGACCTGCACCAGGCGCACGTGGTCGGGGAGCAGGTGGCCGACCGGGTGGGCTTCTTCCTCCGGGTCGACGACTTCGCCGCGACCCACGACCGGATGGTCGCGGCGGGCGTGGAGTTCGTGTCCGAGCCGCGGACCGAGCCCTACGGCCGGGTCGTCGTCTTCCGCGACCTGGCCGGCAACCGCTGGGACCTGCTCGGCCCGGCCTGA
- a CDS encoding purine-cytosine permease family protein, with amino-acid sequence MAHQVTGESGAPTGAPTPRVAVETNGINVIAEAERKGTPRQLFWPWFGANVSVLGLAYGAFVLGFGISFWQAVVAGVVGIVVSFLLCGFVAIAGKRGSAPTLVLSRAAFGVTGGRVPAVLSWVLTVGWETVLTSLATLATATVFTELGWGGGTTTQVVALLVVASLVVVGGVLGFDLIMRMQAVITVVTGVLTVVYLVLVADEIDWSVVADLPAGSTQAFIGALVFVMTGYGFGWVNAAADYSRYLPRTSSTRGVVGWTTFGSALAPVVLLLVGLLLAGSSGDLSAAIGADPIGALSSLLPTWFLVPFALVAVLGLVGGALLDIYSSGLALLAAGVRIPRPVAASIDGVLMVLGAVWVVFLAEGDFFVQFQGFLITLGVPVAAWCGIVLADLLLRRRDYAEADLYDPRGRYGAVPPVPLLLLAAGTLLGWGLVTNTYASWLTWQGYLLEPLGLGGKDGDWAFANLGVLVALVVGFAGTLLLRRGAVRAQEAG; translated from the coding sequence ATGGCGCACCAGGTGACCGGGGAGTCGGGCGCTCCGACGGGCGCCCCCACCCCGCGGGTGGCGGTGGAGACCAACGGCATCAACGTGATCGCCGAGGCCGAGCGCAAGGGCACCCCCCGGCAGCTGTTCTGGCCCTGGTTCGGCGCCAACGTCAGCGTGCTGGGCCTGGCCTACGGCGCCTTCGTGCTCGGGTTCGGCATCTCCTTCTGGCAGGCCGTGGTCGCCGGCGTGGTCGGGATCGTCGTCAGCTTCCTGCTCTGCGGGTTCGTCGCCATCGCCGGCAAGCGCGGCTCGGCGCCCACCCTGGTGCTCAGCCGGGCCGCCTTCGGCGTCACCGGTGGCCGGGTGCCCGCCGTGCTCTCCTGGGTGCTCACCGTCGGCTGGGAGACGGTGCTCACCTCGCTGGCCACCCTCGCCACGGCCACCGTCTTCACCGAGCTCGGCTGGGGCGGCGGCACGACCACCCAGGTCGTCGCGCTGCTGGTGGTCGCCTCGCTCGTGGTCGTCGGCGGCGTGCTGGGCTTCGACCTGATCATGCGGATGCAGGCGGTGATCACCGTCGTCACCGGCGTGCTGACCGTCGTCTACCTGGTGCTGGTCGCCGACGAGATCGACTGGTCGGTGGTCGCGGACCTGCCCGCGGGCTCCACCCAGGCGTTCATCGGGGCGCTCGTCTTCGTGATGACCGGCTACGGCTTCGGCTGGGTCAACGCGGCCGCCGACTACTCCCGCTACCTGCCGCGCACCTCCTCCACCCGCGGCGTGGTGGGCTGGACGACGTTCGGCTCCGCGCTGGCGCCCGTCGTCCTGCTGCTGGTCGGGCTGCTGCTGGCCGGCTCGTCGGGCGACCTGTCCGCCGCCATCGGCGCCGACCCGATCGGCGCGCTGTCCAGCCTGCTGCCGACCTGGTTCCTGGTGCCCTTCGCGCTGGTCGCGGTGCTCGGCCTGGTCGGCGGCGCGCTGCTGGACATCTACTCCTCGGGCCTGGCGCTGCTGGCCGCCGGCGTGCGCATCCCGCGCCCGGTCGCCGCCTCGATCGACGGCGTGCTGATGGTGCTCGGCGCCGTCTGGGTCGTCTTCCTGGCCGAGGGCGACTTCTTCGTCCAGTTCCAGGGCTTCCTGATCACCCTCGGGGTCCCGGTCGCGGCCTGGTGCGGGATCGTCCTGGCCGACCTGCTGCTCCGCCGCCGCGACTACGCCGAGGCCGACCTCTACGACCCGCGCGGCCGCTACGGCGCGGTGCCGCCGGTGCCGCTGCTGCTCCTCGCCGCCGGCACGCTGCTCGGCTGGGGGCTGGTCACCAACACCTACGCCAGCTGGCTGACCTGGCAGGGGTACCTGCTCGAGCCGCTCGGGCTGGGCGGCAAGGACGGCGACTGGGCGTTCGCGAACCTCGGCGTCCTGGTGGCCCTGGTCGTCGGCTTTGCCGGCACCCTGCTGCTCCGCCGGGGCGCGGTCCGGGCGCAGGAGGCCGGGTGA